GACCAAAGCAAACCGTCGGATGAACCTTTGGAGTTCGATGACGGCGGTCAGCGGGTTGAGGCGGTTGAAGACGGTTTCAGGCATCTGTCGCCCCGGCTTCTGGTTGGGGTGCCGCCCCGGCGTCCGATGCGCGCACCAGGCTGCTGCGTAGAACTTCGGCCTCGTGTTGGCTGACGCCGGGAATGTAGGCAGCGGCAGTGTGCATGCCCCCGACAAAGATAGAAACGTGGACCAACCCGAGGGCCCGGGCGACCGGCCCGCTCGTGACGTCGACATGTTGCACACGGTTCCGGTTGACGAACCGCCAACTCTTCCAAAAAATCCCCTTGGCGACCGCCAGGTCTTCTTCACCCAACTCAAACCGGTAGCAGTCAAAGCTCTTGTCCACCAAGAATTGTCCGATGCCACCGACAAAGACGATGACAATAACCGGGAGGGCAAAGGGAAAGATTTTCCAGCCCGGCACTTCGTGGCGGAAAAGGACATCCAACCCGGCGGCAAGCCCGGCGAGGACGAGAGTCGCTATGGCATTACTAACCCGCCACAACGTCCGGACTTTTGGGTCGAGTTTCTGCCAAGTTTGGATGTCAATCGATTTCGGCATGGGCCGCCATTCCTTACGGAATGCCATTCTATCCGGCTTCGGAGTCC
This portion of the Armatimonadota bacterium genome encodes:
- a CDS encoding PH domain-containing protein, giving the protein MPKSIDIQTWQKLDPKVRTLWRVSNAIATLVLAGLAAGLDVLFRHEVPGWKIFPFALPVIVIVFVGGIGQFLVDKSFDCYRFELGEEDLAVAKGIFWKSWRFVNRNRVQHVDVTSGPVARALGLVHVSIFVGGMHTAAAYIPGVSQHEAEVLRSSLVRASDAGAAPQPEAGATDA